A genomic segment from Spinacia oleracea cultivar Varoflay chromosome 3, BTI_SOV_V1, whole genome shotgun sequence encodes:
- the LOC110802393 gene encoding reticulon-like protein B12 isoform X2 → MGILLMILTVWLAFEQSGYTLLSLTSSVLLLLITILFVWSKAASLLNRPAPPLPDMYLSKELVAEVGELARKNINVLVLVCRNVALGKDSRLFLRVAACLLLISVVGGFTDIVSLCYFCKFPLHIDCGLTTNRNIFWYFTTNRAVKFMDFPQFGES, encoded by the exons ATGGGAATTTTATTGATGATATTAACGGTGTGGTTAGCATTCGAGCAATCTGGATATACTCTACTCTCACTTACCTCTAGTGTTCTGCTCTTGTTGATCACCATTTTATTTGTGTGGTCCAAAGCTGCTTCACTTCTTAACAG ACCAGCTCCACCATTACCAGATATGTATCTGAGCAAAGAACTGGTAGCTGAGGTGGGAGAGCTAGCTCGCAAAAATATTAACGTGTTGGTACTAGTTTGCCGGAATGTTGCTCTAGGTAAAGATTCAAGGTTGTTTCTCAGAGTTGCTGCCTGCCTTTTGCTCATTTCTGTTGTTGGTGGCTTCACTGATATTGTCTCACTATGCTATTTTTGTAAGTTTCCATTACATATCGATTGTGGGTTGACCACCAATAGAAATATCTTTTGGTATTTCACCACCAACAGAGCAGTCAAGTTTATGGACTTTCCCCAGTTTGGTGAGAGTTGA
- the LOC130470387 gene encoding uncharacterized protein — protein sequence MENKVVEPANTVSYAVKVSLEVREELERARSRHNSAVTSLPTTWSKPDVGWTKVNVDAGVLGDTGTGIGMVMRDSEGVIVACSSWQGTEKWETRVAEAKAVAMGLQLAQEMGVRDVEMESDCLMVIQPLRGGSQGNNSFSLVIDDILDLCSSFDNDNVKWSFVKRSGNWVAHNLAHFQPWNFGQRVWVNDVPNDVLNVGFSDLLI from the coding sequence ATGGAGAATAAGGTGGTCGAGCCCGCTAATACGGTGAGTTATGCAGTTAAGGTGAGCCTTGAGGTCCGGGAGGAGCTGGAGAGAGCGAGGTCGAGGCACAATTCAGCGGTCACGTCGCTGCCCACCACTTGGTCGAAACCGGATGTTGGTTGGACGAAAGTGAATGTGGATGCGGGTGTTCTGGGAGATACTGGCACAGGTATTGGCATGGTGATGAGGGACAGTGAAGGAGTGATTGTGGCTTGCTCTTCATGGCAGGGTACGGAGAAGTGGGAAACTAGGGTGGCGGAAGCCAAGGCCGTGGCTATGGGCCTGCAGCTAGCTCAGGAGATGGGAGTAAGGGATGTGGAAATGGAAAGTGATTGTCTGATGGTAATACAACCGTTGCGTGGTGGCTCTCAAGGAAACAACAGCTTTTCTCTAGTGATAGATGATATCCTTGATTTATGTTCTAGCTTTGATAATGATAATGTTAAATGGTCTTTTGTCAAACGTAGTGGTAATTGGGTGGCTCACAATTTAGCTCATTTTCAACCATGGAATTTTGGGCAGCGAGTGTGGGTTAACGATGTACCGAATGATGTGTTGAATGTTGGTTTTTCTGACCTATTAATATAA
- the LOC110802476 gene encoding protein FAR1-RELATED SEQUENCE 1-like → MVAARWSQARSRRGDGATRASRENEEEEGDGAPMDECLTGDRKWSERLRANMNEGDGALPTSLLNSVTEINHSTSSVVTDSTSNDDTSSLINSPRVCYSPKGSKECIAGCLHHLKPSVGMIFDSLKEAELFYKVYAAQCGFQVRNGTDKKGKQTVGKEIVEVILLKYLLCTKQGYFQPKPRNQDAECSQTQKRSVSCSGCSTCIRLRYSSGGKYVIYCFHEGHSHPFLTPSSIPFTKESRQLTQVQKQYIFNNAKVNIGPVKSYRMSKEHCGSYNNVRGTKTDFKNFYRDLKVYIGDKDAFMFKENFERKCMGNCEPYCLLTDQDPAMSIAIEKVFKTTKPRLCMWHIMRKVPDKVGPVLCRETDFLKKLNAVIWDSDLDPTEFVSGWEAVMKEFSLENHDWLSYMFKIKHKWIPAYFRDLFMGALLRVTSRSEGENNFFCHFTNPHVTLVEFSLRYDSALDAQRHEQDELVKKSKNLPSLVTPLQLEKHASLFYTHALFYEFQQECEAACFACGIESCNSCYGDGEEFSVVYDNERRKNYDVIFDTSSNDSTCSCRKFESEGILCRLILFIIKGKFLCEIPSKYLLRRWSKDALKQPMSNFVGWSFVEDSSRSDRKKQLLSDCWSKMFSCVSLAEDTEDNFFELVEKLSVFEEELKKKKCGEGEATRKDQTASDADILELLVGSKSGEVDVLPPNVCLTKGSGRSSKRLKSAKEKAVEVNTTAKKGRTCKACGQSGDLRMNQVQPNDSGYC, encoded by the exons ATGGTGGCAGCGCGGTGGTCGCAGGCTCGCAGCAGGCGGGGAGACGGTGCGACGagggcaagcagagagaatgaGGAAGAGGAGGGTGATGGTGCTCCAATGGATGAGTGCTTGACAGGAGATAGAAAATGGA GTGAACGCTTAAGAGCT AATATGAACGAGGGTGATGGAGCATTACCTACTTCTTTGTTAAATTCAGTTACAGAGATTAATCATTCAACTAGTAGTGTTGTTACTGATTCAACTAGTAATGATGATACTTCAAGCCTCATCAACTCACCTAGGGTGTGTTACTCCCCTAAAGGATCCAAGGAGTGCATTGCAGGCTGTTTGCATCATCTTAAACCTAGTGTGGGTATGATTTTTGATTCTTTAAAAGAGGCTGAACTTTTTTATAAAGTTTATGCTGCTCAATGTGGTTTTCAAGTGCGCAATGGGACTGATAAAAAGGGAAAACAAACTGTTGGAAAAGAAATTGTTGAAGTGATACTTCTCAAATATTTGCTTTGTACTAAGCAAGGTTATTTTCAACCCAAGCCTAGAAATCAGGATGCTGAGTGTAGTCAAACGCAGAAAAGAAGTGTGTCCTGTTCTGGTTGCTCTACTTGTATTCGGTTACGGTATAGTTCTGGTGGTAAATATGTGATTTATTGTTTTCATGAGGGCCATTCTCATCCTTTTTTAACCCCGAGCTCTATACCCTTTACTAAAGAGTCCAGGCAGTTGACTCAGGTGCAAAAgcaatatatttttaataatgcCAAAGTGAATATAGGGCCTGTTAAGTCCTATAGGATGAGTAAAGAACATTGTGGAAGTTATAACAATGTTCGTGGTaccaaaactgattttaaaAACTTTTATCGTGATTTGAAAGTTTATATAGGCGATAAAGATGCGTTTATGTTCAAGGAAAATTTTGAGAGGAAA TGCATGGGTAATTGTGAACCTTATTGTTTGCTCACGGATCAAGATCCTGCTATGTCAATTGCTATAGAGAAAGTGTTTAAAACGACTAAACCGCGTTTATGTATGTGGCATATAATGCGTAAGGTGCCTGATAAAGTTGGCCCTGTTCTTTGCAGAGAAACTGATTTTTTGAAGAAGTTAAATGCAGTGATATGGGATTCTGATTTGGATCCAACTGAGTTTGTATCCGGCTGGGAAGCTGTGATGAAAGAATTTAGTTTAGAAAATCATGATTGGCttagttatatgtttaagaTCAAACATAAATGGATCCCAGCTTACTTTAGAGATCTTTTTATGGGTGCCTTGTTGCGAGTTACTTCTCGTTCTGAAGGGGAAAACAATTTCTTTTGTCATTTTACAAATCCACATGTCACTTTAGTTGAGTTTTCTCTACGTTATGATAGCGCGCTTGATGCCCAAAGACATGAACAAGATGAGTTGGTTAAGAAATCCAAAAATCTTCCTTCACTTGTTACTCCTTTACAATTAGAAAAGCATGCATCGTTGTTTTATACACATGCACTTTTTTATGAATTTCAACAAGAATGTGAGGCAGCATGTTTTGCATGTGGTATAGAGAGTTGCAATTCATGTTATGGTGATGGTGAAGAGTTTTCTGTTGTTTATGATAATGAGAGGCGCAAGAATTATGATGTTATTTTTGACACGAGTTCTAATGATAGTACATGCAGTTGTAGAAAGTTTGAGAGTGAAGGGATATTGTGTAGACTTATCTTGTTTATAATAAAGGGCAAGTTCTTATGTGAAATTCCATCTAAATATTTGTTGCGTCGTTGGTCAAAAGATGCCCTTAAGCAACCAATGTCTAATTTCGTAGGTTGGTCATTTGTGGAAGATTCTTCAAGGAGTGATAGAAAAAAACAACTTCTCTCTGATTGTTGGTCTAAAATGTTTTCTTGTGTGAGTTTGGCCGAGGACACAGAAgataatttttttgaattagTTGAGAAATTAAGTGTGTTTGAGGAGGAATTGAAGAAAAAGAAGTGTGGTGAAGGCGAGGCAACTAGGAAAGACCAAACTGCTTCTGATGCTGATATACTTGAGCTACTTGTTGGCTCAAAGTCTGGGGAGGTTGATGTTCTCCCTCCTAATGTTTGTCTTACCAAGGGATCTGGAAGAAGTTCCAAGAGGCTAAAGAGTGCGAAAGAGAAAGCAGTTGAAGTGAATACCACTGCAAAGAAGGGACGTACATGCAAAGCTTGTGGCCAGTCAGGG GATCTTAGGATGAACCAAGTCCAACCAAATGACAGTGGGTACTGCTGA
- the LOC110802393 gene encoding reticulon-like protein B12 isoform X1, translating into MGSSSDRLFNRQRTIHQIFGGKIVANVVLWRQRNITMGILLMILTVWLAFEQSGYTLLSLTSSVLLLLITILFVWSKAASLLNRPAPPLPDMYLSKELVAEVGELARKNINVLVLVCRNVALGKDSRLFLRVAACLLLISVVGGFTDIVSLCYFCKFPLHIDCGLTTNRNIFWYFTTNRAVKFMDFPQFGES; encoded by the exons ATGGGATCATCGTCAGATCGATTGTTTAACAGACAAAGAACCATTCACCAGATTTTCGGAGGCAAAATTG TAGCTAATGTGGTGTTATGGAGACAAAGAAATATAACAATGGGAATTTTATTGATGATATTAACGGTGTGGTTAGCATTCGAGCAATCTGGATATACTCTACTCTCACTTACCTCTAGTGTTCTGCTCTTGTTGATCACCATTTTATTTGTGTGGTCCAAAGCTGCTTCACTTCTTAACAG ACCAGCTCCACCATTACCAGATATGTATCTGAGCAAAGAACTGGTAGCTGAGGTGGGAGAGCTAGCTCGCAAAAATATTAACGTGTTGGTACTAGTTTGCCGGAATGTTGCTCTAGGTAAAGATTCAAGGTTGTTTCTCAGAGTTGCTGCCTGCCTTTTGCTCATTTCTGTTGTTGGTGGCTTCACTGATATTGTCTCACTATGCTATTTTTGTAAGTTTCCATTACATATCGATTGTGGGTTGACCACCAATAGAAATATCTTTTGGTATTTCACCACCAACAGAGCAGTCAAGTTTATGGACTTTCCCCAGTTTGGTGAGAGTTGA